Proteins encoded in a region of the Methylobacterium radiotolerans JCM 2831 genome:
- the chvE gene encoding multiple monosaccharide ABC transporter substrate-binding protein, with translation MNARQTVLTYFLGLSLLGASAVTSVQAAGGDPIGVAMPTKSSQRWIDDGNNIVRLLKAKGYKPDLQYADDDIPTQLAQIENMLTTGAKILVIASIDGTTLSDVLSKAGERGVRVIAYDRLIRGTPHVDYYATFDNYKVGVQQATSIVDALGLKDGKGPFNIELFGGSPDDNNAYFFYDGALSVLKPYIDARKLVVRSGQFGMDKVSTLRWDAATAQARMDNLLSAYYGTAHLDAVLSPYDGISTAILSSVKSVGYGSGDVKLPVISGQDAELQSVKSIIAGEQTATIFKDTRDLAKVAVAMIDAIEAGRQPEVNDVKTYSNGKKVVPSYLLTPVIVTQANWKQALVDTGYYTLDQLK, from the coding sequence ATGAACGCCAGGCAGACCGTTCTCACATACTTCCTGGGCCTGTCGCTCCTGGGAGCGTCGGCCGTGACATCGGTGCAGGCGGCCGGCGGGGATCCGATCGGGGTCGCCATGCCGACCAAGTCGTCGCAGCGCTGGATCGACGACGGCAACAACATCGTCAGGCTTCTGAAGGCCAAGGGCTACAAGCCGGACCTGCAATACGCCGACGACGACATCCCGACGCAGCTCGCCCAGATCGAGAACATGCTCACCACGGGCGCGAAGATCCTGGTGATCGCTTCCATCGACGGCACGACCCTCAGCGATGTGCTGTCGAAGGCGGGCGAGCGCGGCGTCCGGGTGATCGCCTACGACCGGCTCATCAGAGGGACGCCGCACGTCGATTACTACGCCACCTTCGACAACTACAAGGTCGGCGTTCAGCAGGCGACATCCATCGTCGACGCCCTCGGCCTGAAGGACGGGAAGGGCCCCTTCAACATCGAGCTGTTCGGCGGCTCGCCCGACGACAATAACGCATACTTTTTCTACGACGGCGCCCTGTCGGTGCTGAAGCCCTACATCGACGCGAGGAAGCTCGTGGTGCGCTCGGGCCAGTTCGGCATGGACAAGGTGTCCACCCTGCGCTGGGACGCGGCGACCGCTCAGGCGCGGATGGATAACCTGCTCTCGGCCTATTACGGCACCGCCCATCTCGACGCCGTGCTCTCGCCCTACGACGGCATCTCCACGGCGATCCTCTCGTCGGTGAAGAGCGTCGGCTACGGTTCGGGCGACGTGAAGCTGCCGGTGATCAGCGGCCAGGACGCCGAGCTGCAATCGGTCAAGTCGATCATCGCCGGAGAGCAGACGGCGACCATCTTCAAGGACACCCGGGATCTGGCCAAGGTGGCGGTGGCGATGATCGACGCCATCGAGGCCGGCCGACAGCCCGAAGTCAACGATGTGAAGACCTACAGCAACGGCAAGAAGGTCGTCCCCTCCTACCTGCTCACGCCGGTGATCGTCACCCAGGCCAACTGGAAGCAGGCCCTGGTCGATACCGGGTACTACACGCTCGACCAGCTCAAGTGA
- a CDS encoding SDR family oxidoreductase codes for MSGLERIAIVTGAGTGVGKAAALALAGAGWRVVLSGRRQAPLDEVSAQIGHGALAVPTDVTDPDSIAALFARTKAEFGRLDLLFNNAGIGAPAVPLEDLPLETWRQVVDTNLTALFLCTQHAFRIMRDQDPRGGRIINNGSISAHAPRPNSIAYTATKHAVTGLTKATSLDGRAYDIACGQIDIGNADTPMGGKMKAGVPQADGSLRAEAVMDPDHVGQAVLSMASLPLEANVQFMTIMATKMPFVGRG; via the coding sequence ATGTCGGGGCTTGAGCGGATCGCGATCGTGACCGGGGCCGGGACGGGTGTCGGCAAGGCCGCCGCCCTGGCGCTCGCCGGGGCCGGATGGCGCGTCGTCCTCTCCGGGCGGCGTCAGGCCCCCCTCGACGAGGTCAGCGCGCAGATCGGCCACGGGGCCCTGGCGGTCCCCACCGACGTGACCGATCCCGACTCGATCGCCGCCCTGTTCGCGCGCACCAAGGCGGAGTTCGGCCGTCTCGACCTGCTGTTCAACAATGCCGGGATCGGCGCTCCGGCGGTCCCCCTTGAGGACCTGCCCCTCGAGACTTGGCGGCAGGTGGTCGACACCAACCTCACGGCGCTGTTCCTGTGCACGCAGCACGCCTTCCGGATCATGCGCGACCAGGATCCCCGGGGCGGCCGGATCATCAACAACGGCTCGATCTCGGCCCACGCGCCCCGCCCGAACTCCATCGCCTACACGGCGACCAAGCACGCCGTCACCGGGCTGACCAAAGCGACCTCCCTCGACGGGCGGGCCTACGACATCGCCTGCGGCCAGATCGATATCGGTAACGCCGACACGCCCATGGGCGGCAAGATGAAGGCCGGCGTCCCGCAGGCGGACGGGTCCCTGCGGGCCGAAGCGGTGATGGATCCGGACCATGTCGGTCAGGCCGTGCTCTCCATGGCGAGCCTCCCGCTGGAGGCCAACGTGCAGTTCATGACCATCATGGCCACCAAGATGCCGTTCGTCGGCCGCGGCTGA
- a CDS encoding patatin-like phospholipase family protein — protein MSAPEIPFLAGLDAPAVAAVRARMVPVAVPGGRTLFEQGDTGDALYTLVSGAVGVSARDHAGRPTRIARLRPPETFGEMALLSDAPRAATVMALRDSHLLQLTRDAFEAVIAEHPHTLLYFARMLADRLRAIYDGYSVHHAPRIFTILAVTEGPDPARVARQLAAAFDVLLPGETGCLTDWPEGADEAWFQAFEGDHARTIFAAHDIDCPWCRQSQRRGDHVLLLAEPGAPPRPGAAAYLDRVRSDWIRMDLVVRQDPGARRPKALHPEVAALPAAMRIQVRDGDRADLHRLARLASGSARGLVLGGGGARGLAHLGVLKALDEVSCAPDFVGGTSMGAIIAASLAMGWSVAEIQAQIEAFFATSNPINDYTLPLHALTRGAKVDAGLAARYGGVRIEDLWLPFFCVSSNLTTGNTMVHRSGDLPKALRASIAIPGLLPPVLCDEGVLVDGGMMNNLPADVAAGLERGPVLAVDVGTDRAFQDMPRRGWSGRLMRKLIGSPLAMPGLAPLLLRAATVSSDSQSLMAAAHATAVLKPQLSGIDLRAWSRFRESAELGYRETRAGIATGTLARWLDPVR, from the coding sequence GTGAGCGCACCCGAGATCCCGTTCCTGGCCGGGCTCGACGCGCCGGCGGTCGCGGCCGTGCGAGCCCGGATGGTGCCGGTGGCGGTGCCGGGCGGCCGCACTCTGTTCGAGCAGGGCGATACCGGGGACGCCCTGTACACGCTGGTCTCCGGGGCGGTCGGCGTCTCGGCCCGCGACCATGCCGGGCGGCCGACCCGGATCGCGCGCCTGCGGCCGCCCGAGACGTTCGGGGAGATGGCCCTGCTGTCGGACGCCCCGCGGGCGGCCACCGTGATGGCACTGCGCGATTCGCACCTCCTGCAGCTCACCAGGGACGCGTTCGAGGCGGTGATCGCCGAGCACCCGCACACGCTCCTCTACTTCGCCCGGATGCTCGCCGACCGCCTGCGGGCGATCTACGACGGCTACTCCGTCCACCACGCGCCGCGGATCTTCACGATCCTGGCGGTGACCGAGGGGCCGGATCCGGCGCGGGTGGCGCGGCAGCTCGCCGCCGCCTTCGACGTCCTGCTGCCCGGGGAGACCGGCTGCCTGACCGACTGGCCGGAGGGCGCCGACGAGGCGTGGTTCCAGGCCTTCGAGGGCGACCACGCGCGCACGATCTTCGCGGCGCACGACATCGATTGCCCCTGGTGCCGGCAGAGCCAGCGGCGGGGCGACCACGTCCTGCTCCTGGCCGAGCCCGGCGCGCCGCCGCGTCCGGGCGCGGCGGCCTATCTCGACCGGGTGCGCTCCGACTGGATCCGCATGGATCTCGTCGTGCGCCAGGATCCCGGGGCCCGGCGCCCGAAGGCCCTCCATCCGGAAGTCGCCGCGCTGCCGGCGGCGATGCGCATCCAGGTCCGGGACGGCGACCGCGCGGATCTGCATCGCCTCGCGCGGCTCGCCAGCGGGTCGGCGCGGGGCCTCGTCCTCGGCGGCGGCGGCGCGCGGGGGCTCGCCCATCTCGGGGTGCTCAAGGCCCTCGACGAGGTCTCCTGCGCGCCGGACTTCGTCGGCGGGACCAGCATGGGGGCGATCATCGCGGCGAGCCTCGCCATGGGCTGGAGCGTCGCGGAGATCCAGGCGCAGATCGAGGCGTTCTTCGCCACCAGCAACCCGATCAACGACTACACGCTGCCGCTGCACGCGCTGACCCGCGGCGCCAAGGTCGATGCCGGCCTCGCGGCGCGCTACGGCGGCGTGCGCATCGAGGACCTCTGGCTGCCGTTCTTCTGCGTCTCGTCGAACCTGACGACCGGCAACACCATGGTTCACCGCTCGGGCGACCTGCCGAAGGCCCTGCGCGCCAGCATCGCGATCCCCGGCCTCCTGCCGCCCGTGCTCTGCGACGAGGGCGTCCTGGTCGACGGCGGCATGATGAACAACCTTCCGGCCGACGTCGCCGCCGGGCTGGAGCGCGGGCCGGTCCTGGCCGTCGATGTCGGGACCGACCGGGCGTTCCAGGACATGCCGCGGCGCGGCTGGAGCGGCCGGCTCATGCGCAAGCTGATCGGCTCGCCGCTGGCGATGCCGGGACTGGCACCGCTGCTGCTGCGCGCCGCCACCGTGTCGAGCGACTCGCAGAGCCTGATGGCGGCCGCCCACGCGACCGCGGTGCTCAAGCCGCAGCTCTCCGGCATCGACCTGCGGGCGTGGTCGCGCTTCCGGGAATCGGCGGAGCTGGGCTACCGGGAAACCCGCGCGGGCATCGCGACCGGCACCCTCGCGCGCTGGCTCGACCCGGTGCGCTGA
- a CDS encoding alpha/beta fold hydrolase: protein MTVAGVKFRRIALPEVALHVAEAGPETGPPIILLHGFPESWYGWRHQIGPLAETGLRIIAPDQRGYGLSDKPAGIAAYHLDRLAGDVLALADACGAPAVRLVGHDWGGLVAWWVASRHPERIDRLAILNAPHPAVVGAYMRHHPGQWLRSTYVGLFQLPRLPERLLTADRCRALRRALTSSSRPGAFAEADLDHYVAAWLQPGAMTGMLNWYRALVQLPRARPPRVRVPVLILWGRRDTALQPGLAEASLAYCDASQLRWYERASHWLAHEEPEAVNADLAAFLR, encoded by the coding sequence ATGACCGTCGCGGGAGTGAAGTTTCGCCGGATCGCCCTGCCTGAGGTCGCCCTGCACGTGGCCGAGGCGGGCCCCGAGACGGGTCCGCCGATCATCCTGCTGCACGGCTTCCCGGAATCCTGGTACGGCTGGCGCCACCAGATCGGGCCCCTCGCCGAGACGGGGCTGCGGATCATCGCGCCGGACCAGCGGGGCTACGGCCTCAGCGACAAGCCTGCGGGGATCGCCGCCTACCACCTGGACCGGCTGGCCGGCGACGTCCTGGCGCTGGCCGACGCCTGCGGCGCGCCCGCGGTGCGGCTGGTCGGCCACGACTGGGGCGGCCTCGTCGCCTGGTGGGTGGCGAGCCGGCACCCCGAGCGGATCGACCGGCTGGCGATCCTCAACGCGCCGCATCCGGCCGTCGTCGGCGCCTACATGCGGCACCATCCGGGCCAGTGGCTGCGCAGCACCTACGTGGGCCTCTTCCAGCTGCCGCGCCTGCCCGAGCGGCTGCTCACGGCGGATCGCTGCCGTGCCCTGCGGCGCGCGCTGACGAGCTCCAGCCGTCCGGGCGCCTTCGCGGAGGCCGATCTCGACCACTACGTCGCGGCGTGGCTCCAACCCGGCGCGATGACCGGCATGCTGAACTGGTACCGGGCCCTGGTGCAGCTGCCCCGGGCGCGGCCGCCGCGGGTGCGGGTGCCGGTGCTGATCCTCTGGGGGCGGCGGGACACCGCGCTGCAACCCGGCCTAGCGGAGGCGAGCCTCGCGTACTGTGACGCCAGCCAACTCCGCTGGTACGAGCGGGCCAGCCACTGGCTCGCCCACGAGGAACCCGAAGCGGTCAACGCCGATCTCGCCGCGTTCCTCCGGTAG
- the mutS gene encoding DNA mismatch repair protein MutS — protein MARTAVRPTADTTPPPGLDPAGATPMMAQYIEIKAANPDCLLFYRMGDFYELFFEDAETASRALGIVLTKRGKHAGSEIPMCGVPVERSDDYLNRLIALGHRVAVCEQTEDPAEAKKRGPKSVVRREVVRLVTPGTITEDRLLDPARANLLLAIGRRKTGEGAVAYGLAAVDISTGRFSLSEVAGGDLSGAIARHDPREIVLSEAIHADPALARLWQESRAAVVPLAQAELEPAAAERRLREQYGVSTLEGFGQFTRAEIAAAGAALLYIARTQLAARPPLAVPTREDGGATLAIDAATRANLELTRTLSGERAGSLLATIDRTVTANGARLLAEHLAGPLTHLDAIARRHAAVAYLVEDARLRGGLRDALARAPDLARALSRTGLGRAGPRDLAAIRDGLAVAADLGARLAAIPGLPVDLARLAEHLAEADPELIATLAAALADELPLSRRDGGFVRAGYHPEIDEARTLGQDSRKVIAALQARYAEQTGCRTLRIKHNNLLGYFIEVPQSVGEACLKGLQSEFVHRQTMVDAMRFTSVELGELESKISGASDRALALEAAVFDDLAARVLARAEPIAEVAEALAGLDVAASHAELAVELDWRRPVVDESLSFVVVGGRHPVVEAALRRAGEPFIANDCDLSGDTRGRIRLITGPNMGGKSTFLRQNALIAVLAQMGAFVPAAEARIGRVDRLFSRVGAADDLARGQSTFMVEMVETAAILNQATRRSLVILDEIGRGTATFDGLSIAWACLEHLHEVNACRALFATHFHELTALGDRLARLENATLKVAEHRDGVVFLHEVVPGVAERSYGLQVARLAGLPGSVVTRAGAILKSLEKAERGRPARARIDDLPLFAALAPPPPPEPPREDPLGALLDAIDPDALTPREALDALYRLKRERAARG, from the coding sequence ATGGCCCGAACCGCCGTCCGCCCCACCGCCGACACGACGCCCCCGCCCGGCCTGGACCCGGCCGGCGCGACGCCGATGATGGCGCAGTACATCGAGATCAAGGCCGCCAATCCGGACTGCCTCCTGTTCTACCGGATGGGCGACTTCTACGAGCTGTTCTTCGAGGATGCGGAGACCGCGTCCCGGGCGCTCGGCATCGTCCTGACGAAGCGCGGCAAGCACGCGGGCAGCGAGATCCCGATGTGCGGCGTGCCGGTCGAACGGTCCGACGACTACCTCAACCGTCTCATCGCCCTCGGCCACCGGGTGGCGGTGTGCGAGCAGACCGAGGATCCGGCCGAGGCCAAGAAGCGCGGGCCCAAATCCGTGGTCCGCCGCGAGGTCGTGCGGCTCGTCACCCCCGGCACGATCACGGAGGACCGGCTCCTCGACCCGGCCCGCGCCAACCTCCTCCTGGCGATCGGCCGCCGGAAGACCGGGGAGGGGGCAGTCGCCTACGGCCTCGCCGCGGTGGACATCTCCACCGGCCGCTTCTCCCTGAGCGAGGTCGCGGGCGGCGACCTGTCCGGCGCCATCGCCCGGCACGACCCGCGGGAGATCGTCCTGTCGGAGGCGATCCACGCCGATCCGGCCCTCGCGCGGCTCTGGCAGGAGAGCCGCGCCGCCGTCGTGCCCCTGGCACAGGCCGAGCTCGAGCCCGCCGCCGCCGAACGGCGCCTGCGCGAGCAGTACGGCGTCTCGACCCTGGAGGGGTTCGGCCAGTTCACCCGGGCCGAGATCGCGGCGGCCGGGGCGGCGCTCCTCTACATCGCCCGGACGCAGCTCGCGGCCCGTCCGCCCCTGGCCGTCCCGACCCGCGAGGATGGCGGCGCGACTCTGGCGATCGACGCGGCGACGCGGGCCAACCTCGAACTCACCCGCACCCTGTCGGGGGAGCGCGCCGGGAGCCTCCTCGCCACGATCGACCGGACCGTGACGGCGAACGGGGCGCGGCTGCTCGCCGAGCACCTCGCGGGCCCGCTCACCCACCTCGACGCCATCGCCCGGCGGCACGCGGCGGTGGCGTACCTGGTGGAGGACGCGCGCCTGCGCGGCGGCCTGCGCGACGCCCTGGCGCGGGCCCCCGACCTCGCCCGGGCGCTCTCGCGGACCGGGCTCGGCCGTGCGGGTCCCCGCGACCTCGCGGCCATCCGCGACGGCCTCGCGGTGGCGGCGGATCTCGGCGCCCGCCTCGCCGCCATCCCCGGTCTCCCGGTGGATCTCGCCCGGCTGGCCGAGCACCTGGCCGAGGCCGACCCGGAGCTCATCGCGACGCTGGCGGCGGCGCTCGCCGACGAGCTGCCCCTGAGCCGGCGCGACGGCGGCTTCGTGCGCGCGGGCTACCACCCGGAGATCGACGAGGCGCGGACCCTCGGCCAGGATTCCCGCAAGGTGATCGCGGCCCTGCAGGCGCGCTACGCCGAGCAGACCGGCTGCCGGACCCTGCGGATCAAGCACAACAACCTGCTGGGCTACTTCATCGAGGTCCCGCAATCCGTCGGCGAGGCCTGCCTGAAGGGCCTGCAGAGCGAGTTCGTCCACCGCCAGACCATGGTGGACGCCATGCGCTTCACCAGCGTCGAGCTGGGCGAGCTGGAGTCGAAGATCTCGGGCGCCTCCGACCGCGCGCTGGCCCTGGAGGCCGCCGTCTTCGACGACCTCGCGGCCCGTGTGCTGGCCCGGGCCGAGCCCATCGCCGAGGTGGCCGAGGCGCTGGCCGGGCTCGACGTGGCGGCGAGCCACGCGGAACTCGCCGTCGAGCTCGACTGGCGGCGCCCCGTGGTCGACGAATCGCTCAGCTTCGTCGTGGTCGGCGGCCGCCACCCGGTGGTCGAGGCGGCCCTGCGCCGGGCCGGCGAGCCGTTCATCGCCAACGATTGCGACCTGTCCGGAGATACGCGCGGCCGGATCCGCCTGATCACCGGCCCGAACATGGGCGGCAAATCGACCTTCCTGCGCCAGAACGCGCTGATCGCGGTGCTCGCCCAGATGGGCGCCTTCGTGCCGGCCGCGGAGGCGCGGATCGGCCGGGTCGACCGGCTGTTCTCCCGCGTCGGCGCCGCCGACGACCTCGCCCGGGGGCAGTCGACCTTCATGGTCGAGATGGTCGAGACGGCGGCGATCCTCAATCAGGCGACGCGGCGCTCCCTGGTGATCCTGGACGAGATCGGCCGCGGCACCGCGACCTTCGACGGCCTGTCGATCGCCTGGGCCTGCCTCGAGCATCTCCACGAGGTGAACGCCTGCCGGGCGCTGTTCGCCACGCATTTCCACGAGCTGACGGCCCTCGGCGACCGGCTGGCGCGCCTCGAGAACGCGACGCTGAAGGTGGCCGAGCACCGGGACGGCGTCGTGTTCCTGCACGAGGTCGTGCCGGGGGTCGCCGAGCGCAGCTACGGGCTGCAGGTGGCCCGGCTCGCCGGACTCCCGGGCAGCGTCGTGACCCGGGCCGGGGCGATCCTCAAGAGCCTCGAGAAAGCCGAGCGGGGCCGCCCGGCCCGCGCCCGGATCGACGACCTGCCGCTGTTCGCCGCGCTCGCTCCTCCGCCGCCACCGGAGCCTCCGCGGGAGGATCCGCTGGGCGCGCTGCTCGACGCGATCGATCCGGACGCGCTGACGCCGCGCGAGGCGCTCGACGCGCTCTACCGCCTGAAGCGCGAGCGCGCGGCGCGGGGCTGA
- a CDS encoding response regulator, whose amino-acid sequence MGTGNAAADAALRILVVEDEALIALELESLLDDLGHVTVGVAGNATEAIALGRSTAPDVALVDIHLVDGPTGIDVARALSADRRTTVVFMTANAKRIPADFAGAIGVIAKPYSERVVASTLDYVADRRAGRDGPACPDGFSPAPT is encoded by the coding sequence ATGGGGACCGGGAACGCCGCCGCGGACGCCGCGCTCCGCATCCTCGTCGTGGAAGACGAGGCCCTGATCGCCCTCGAGCTGGAATCCCTGCTGGACGATCTCGGGCACGTCACGGTCGGCGTCGCCGGCAACGCGACGGAGGCCATCGCGCTCGGCCGGTCCACGGCGCCCGACGTCGCCCTCGTGGATATCCACCTCGTCGACGGCCCGACCGGGATCGACGTGGCTCGGGCGCTGTCGGCCGACCGGCGCACCACGGTGGTGTTCATGACCGCCAACGCCAAGCGCATCCCGGCCGATTTCGCCGGCGCGATCGGGGTGATCGCCAAGCCCTATTCCGAGCGCGTCGTGGCCAGCACCCTCGACTACGTGGCCGATCGCCGGGCCGGCCGCGACGGGCCGGCCTGCCCGGACGGGTTCTCGCCCGCGCCGACCTGA
- a CDS encoding histidine kinase dimerization/phosphoacceptor domain -containing protein — protein MSARSETGPPLATLVDAFASSPSPMVITDARAPDNPIAWANDAFLTATGYAADEIVGRNCRMLQGPATDRSTVQRIRSAVEAAEPISVELLNYRKDGSSFWNAMTITPVRDAEGLAYFYAAQADMTHVHQMEVAMRGTNDELERLVAARTQDLTAALEQKTALLHEVDHRVKNNLQVISSLMLLKARRTPEGEARDALQGMAERIGALSTAHRMLYSEGDCTHFNLGDFAAEFLADMNAGLDPERRRVEADVEPIAVAAAMAAPLALMIHELTANALRHAFPDEREGRVSIVARRTDGGMHMTIRDNGVGVAAAAPNPAGFGRNLVEMVVRQMRGTIAWADAGPGTTVEIDIPLKQLA, from the coding sequence TTGAGTGCCCGATCCGAGACCGGTCCGCCCCTCGCGACGCTCGTCGACGCGTTCGCGTCGAGCCCGTCGCCGATGGTCATCACCGATGCCCGCGCCCCCGACAACCCGATCGCCTGGGCCAACGACGCGTTCCTGACCGCCACCGGCTACGCCGCCGACGAGATCGTCGGGCGCAACTGCCGCATGCTGCAGGGCCCGGCCACCGACCGGTCGACGGTGCAGCGCATCCGCTCGGCCGTCGAGGCCGCCGAGCCGATCTCCGTGGAGCTGCTGAACTACCGCAAGGACGGGTCGTCGTTCTGGAACGCGATGACCATCACCCCGGTGCGCGACGCGGAGGGGCTCGCCTATTTCTACGCCGCCCAGGCCGACATGACCCACGTCCACCAGATGGAAGTGGCGATGCGCGGCACCAACGACGAGCTGGAGCGCCTCGTCGCGGCCCGGACCCAGGACCTGACAGCGGCCCTGGAGCAGAAGACCGCCCTGCTGCACGAGGTCGATCACCGGGTGAAGAACAATCTTCAGGTGATCTCCTCGCTGATGCTCCTGAAGGCGCGGCGCACGCCCGAGGGCGAGGCGCGGGACGCGCTCCAGGGCATGGCGGAGCGGATCGGCGCCCTCTCGACGGCGCACCGGATGCTCTACTCCGAGGGCGACTGCACGCACTTCAACCTCGGCGACTTCGCGGCCGAGTTCCTGGCCGACATGAATGCCGGCCTCGACCCGGAGCGGCGCCGGGTGGAGGCCGATGTCGAACCGATCGCGGTGGCCGCCGCGATGGCGGCCCCCCTCGCGCTGATGATCCACGAGCTGACGGCCAACGCCCTGCGCCACGCCTTCCCGGACGAGCGGGAGGGACGCGTGTCGATCGTCGCCCGCCGCACCGATGGCGGGATGCACATGACGATCCGCGACAACGGCGTCGGCGTCGCCGCGGCGGCGCCGAACCCGGCGGGTTTCGGTCGCAATCTCGTGGAGATGGTGGTCCGGCAGATGCGCGGGACGATCGCCTGGGCGGATGCCGGTCCGGGTACGACCGTCGAGATCGACATCCCGCTCAAGCAGCTGGCTTGA
- a CDS encoding AmpG family muropeptide MFS transporter: MANQPQATRRFRLRDIVEDRRIVLMLALGFSSGLPLLLVLGTFTLRLAFSDIDVRAIGLFSYVALPYSLKFLWAPAIDRLNVPVLSARLGRRRAWMVTTQAAVALCLILMAFSDPKTNLALLGLGAFLVAFCAASQDVVIDGWRIDAAGSDFQGILAATSNLGYRIGLITAGAGALFIAAAGGWMLAYLIMAALMLVGMIAALLAPAFDAPRAARAETPGRSRFWSMRRAILEPLTELHGRFGGALWGILLLVALFRLPDFLSGVMASPLYRTLGFDLKEIATVTKLYGIWVGIAGGFAGGWALARLGLFPTLLLGAFLAAASHLAFAWLAAGAPEIWRLTVAISIENFCGSFAGIVLIAYMSSLTSPAYAATQYALFSSLYALPGKLIAGSSGFVVAAIGYPAFFVMTSLVGIPVLALCLAVGRRSGRAEAAAPARDAQEPGNRIPGPELPTTARAPGAA, encoded by the coding sequence ATGGCGAACCAGCCACAGGCGACGCGTCGCTTCCGGCTCCGCGACATCGTCGAGGACCGGCGGATCGTGCTCATGCTGGCCCTCGGATTCTCGTCCGGCCTGCCGCTGCTCCTGGTGCTGGGGACCTTCACGCTCCGCCTCGCCTTCTCGGACATCGACGTGCGGGCGATCGGCCTGTTCAGCTACGTGGCGCTGCCCTACTCGCTGAAGTTCCTCTGGGCACCCGCCATCGACCGCCTGAACGTGCCGGTGCTGAGCGCCCGCCTCGGGCGCCGCCGCGCCTGGATGGTGACGACGCAGGCCGCGGTCGCCCTGTGCCTGATCCTGATGGCCTTCTCGGATCCGAAGACGAACCTCGCGCTCCTGGGCCTCGGGGCCTTCCTGGTGGCGTTCTGCGCGGCCAGCCAGGACGTCGTGATCGACGGCTGGCGCATCGACGCCGCCGGCAGCGACTTCCAGGGCATCCTGGCGGCGACCTCGAACCTCGGCTACCGCATCGGCCTGATCACCGCCGGCGCGGGGGCGCTGTTCATCGCCGCCGCGGGGGGCTGGATGCTGGCCTACCTGATCATGGCCGCGCTCATGCTGGTCGGGATGATCGCCGCCCTGCTGGCCCCGGCCTTCGACGCGCCGCGCGCGGCGCGAGCCGAGACGCCCGGCCGGTCCCGGTTCTGGTCGATGCGCCGCGCCATCCTGGAGCCGCTGACCGAGCTGCACGGCCGGTTCGGCGGCGCGCTCTGGGGCATCCTCCTGCTCGTGGCCCTGTTCCGGCTGCCCGACTTCCTGTCCGGCGTGATGGCGAGCCCGCTCTACCGGACGCTGGGCTTCGACCTGAAGGAGATCGCCACCGTCACCAAGCTCTACGGCATCTGGGTCGGCATCGCGGGCGGCTTCGCGGGCGGCTGGGCGCTGGCACGGCTCGGCCTGTTCCCGACGCTGCTGCTGGGCGCCTTCCTGGCCGCCGCCTCGCACCTCGCCTTCGCGTGGCTGGCGGCCGGCGCGCCCGAGATCTGGCGCCTGACGGTGGCCATCTCCATCGAGAATTTCTGCGGCTCGTTCGCGGGGATCGTGCTGATCGCCTACATGTCGAGCCTCACCAGCCCGGCCTACGCGGCGACGCAGTACGCGCTGTTCTCCTCGCTCTACGCGCTGCCGGGCAAGCTGATCGCCGGCTCGTCGGGCTTCGTGGTCGCGGCGATCGGCTATCCGGCCTTCTTCGTCATGACCTCCCTGGTGGGAATCCCCGTCCTGGCGCTCTGCCTGGCGGTCGGGCGGCGGAGCGGGCGGGCGGAGGCCGCGGCGCCGGCGCGGGACGCCCAAGAGCCGGGGAACCGCATCCCGGGGCCCGAGCTTCCTACCACGGCGCGCGCCCCGGGGGCCGCGTGA